From the Oleiharenicola lentus genome, one window contains:
- the hisN gene encoding histidinol-phosphatase — translation MDLSPHRAFLLELAQASGDFTRPLFGRLDLAVESKSDASPVTQADRGAEELMRRMIRSKFPTHGVLGEEFGPDRTDAEFVWVLDPVDGTKSFITGVPLWGTLIALLHHGQPVLGCINQPVLNQLVVGDGKTTTLNGAPVRCRPTTRLADSTLLTCDWLTPAQYQDAAAFDRLAKSAKLCRTWGDAYAYLVLATGWADLVVDPIMNPWDVAALVPVIRGAGGVITDWSGGPAYPASSTVAAATPELHAAALATLRPL, via the coding sequence ATGGATCTGTCTCCCCACCGTGCCTTTCTGCTCGAACTCGCCCAGGCCAGTGGGGACTTCACGCGTCCGCTCTTCGGCCGGCTCGATCTCGCCGTCGAGTCCAAGTCCGACGCCTCGCCCGTCACCCAGGCCGATCGCGGCGCCGAGGAACTCATGCGACGGATGATCCGGTCAAAGTTCCCGACGCACGGCGTGCTCGGCGAGGAATTCGGCCCGGATCGCACCGACGCCGAATTCGTCTGGGTGCTCGACCCGGTGGACGGGACCAAGTCCTTCATCACCGGCGTGCCACTCTGGGGCACACTCATCGCCCTGCTCCACCACGGCCAACCCGTGCTCGGCTGCATCAACCAGCCGGTCTTGAACCAACTCGTGGTCGGCGACGGCAAGACGACCACCCTCAACGGCGCCCCGGTCCGTTGTCGCCCGACGACACGGCTTGCCGATTCCACGCTGCTCACCTGCGACTGGCTGACGCCCGCCCAATACCAGGACGCCGCCGCTTTCGACCGCCTCGCCAAGTCCGCCAAGCTCTGCCGCACCTGGGGTGACGCCTACGCCTACCTTGTGCTCGCCACCGGTTGGGCCGATCTTGTGGTGGACCCGATCATGAACCCATGGGACGTGGCCGCGCTCGTGCCCGTGATCCGCGGCGCCGGCGGTGTTATCACCGACTGGTCCGGCGGCCCCGCTTACCCCGCCAGCTCCACCGTCGCCGCCGCGACGCCGGAACTCCACGCCGCCGCCCTGGCCACACTCCGCCCGCTCTGA
- a CDS encoding exosortase/archaeosortase family protein — translation MSNPAAKTTALDPQRLAAVGLCAVAGLAVFQFFGNAARGYIDSASLFYWWGYQWANPQSESEHGWLILGLSCWLFARNLRASDKDQGSSNKIWVATVAMVAGLLIHLLGYALTQTRVSIFGYLVFAWGGLALAGGPRWGRAAVFPVVFMLFAIPLNMLDTVGFYLRLGVIEVAWRLAHLVGIDVIRNGTQLMSPDGGFSYDVAAACSGMRSLTALAALSLLLGYLNFRSWWVRGLIGLLCFPFAFVGNVVRIFAVIVMAEWRGQAAGVKTHDVMGFGVFVIVLGLVQLTVWLLQKWKVGEGMAPVEPVSAEAATPEVSKALYYRRAWVAAGLVGIVSVGVVWATVKLDGIQVSPKTGIRVAADGVNPVALPDFIGLDWMAQAADITPVEREVLPSDTGFSRKTYVSLLDRRVQVFLSIVLSGRDRTSIHRPEICLVGQGWTITGRKQHAFRRPDDPKARVPATILRIEREVTTTRGEKIKVPAVFAYWFVGADKVVGTNTERVVLTSFDRLRHLQAHRWAYVVAQTLAPDGEEAGLARIQAVLDGTLPAFQEPLPAGRRL, via the coding sequence GTGAGCAATCCAGCCGCAAAAACCACCGCCCTGGACCCGCAGCGACTGGCCGCAGTGGGCCTTTGCGCCGTGGCTGGGCTGGCGGTGTTCCAGTTTTTCGGCAACGCGGCTCGCGGCTACATCGACTCGGCGTCGCTCTTCTACTGGTGGGGCTACCAGTGGGCGAACCCGCAGTCGGAGAGCGAGCACGGCTGGCTGATTCTCGGGCTGAGTTGCTGGCTGTTTGCGCGCAATCTGCGCGCAAGTGACAAGGATCAAGGATCAAGTAACAAGATTTGGGTCGCAACTGTGGCCATGGTGGCGGGACTGCTGATCCACCTGCTGGGCTATGCGCTCACGCAGACGCGGGTTTCGATCTTCGGGTATCTGGTGTTTGCGTGGGGCGGTCTGGCGCTGGCGGGCGGGCCGCGCTGGGGACGGGCGGCGGTGTTTCCGGTGGTGTTCATGCTGTTCGCCATCCCGCTCAACATGCTCGACACGGTCGGCTTTTACCTGCGCCTCGGCGTGATCGAGGTGGCGTGGCGACTGGCGCACCTCGTGGGCATCGACGTGATCCGCAATGGCACGCAGCTGATGTCGCCCGACGGCGGGTTTTCCTACGACGTGGCGGCGGCGTGCAGCGGCATGCGCTCGCTCACGGCGCTCGCGGCGTTGTCGCTGCTGCTGGGTTACCTGAATTTCCGGTCGTGGTGGGTGCGGGGGCTGATCGGGCTGCTGTGTTTCCCCTTCGCGTTTGTCGGCAACGTCGTGCGCATTTTCGCGGTGATCGTGATGGCCGAGTGGCGGGGCCAGGCCGCGGGCGTGAAGACCCACGATGTGATGGGCTTCGGTGTGTTCGTGATCGTGCTCGGCCTCGTGCAGCTCACGGTGTGGCTGCTGCAAAAATGGAAGGTGGGTGAAGGCATGGCGCCGGTTGAACCTGTGTCCGCCGAGGCGGCCACCCCGGAGGTTTCCAAGGCATTATATTACAGACGGGCTTGGGTCGCGGCGGGATTGGTGGGAATCGTCTCGGTGGGCGTGGTGTGGGCGACGGTGAAGCTCGATGGCATTCAGGTGAGTCCGAAGACCGGCATCCGCGTGGCGGCGGATGGGGTGAACCCGGTGGCGCTGCCGGACTTCATCGGACTGGATTGGATGGCGCAGGCGGCGGACATCACGCCGGTGGAGCGCGAGGTGTTGCCCTCAGACACGGGGTTCTCGCGCAAGACCTACGTGTCATTGCTGGACCGTCGCGTGCAGGTTTTCCTGTCCATCGTGCTCAGCGGACGCGACCGGACCTCGATTCACCGGCCGGAAATCTGCCTCGTCGGCCAGGGTTGGACGATCACCGGACGCAAGCAGCACGCGTTTCGCCGGCCCGACGACCCCAAGGCGCGAGTGCCGGCTACGATCCTGCGCATCGAACGCGAAGTGACCACGACGCGCGGCGAGAAGATCAAGGTGCCGGCGGTGTTCGCCTATTGGTTTGTGGGCGCCGACAAGGTCGTCGGCACGAACACCGAGCGGGTGGTGCTCACCTCGTTTGACCGGTTGAGACATCTGCAGGCGCACCGTTGGGCCTACGTTGTGGCGCAGACCCTGGCGCCCGATGGCGAGGAGGCCGGTCTCGCGCGCATCCAGGCGGTGCTCGATGGGACTTTGCCGGCGTTTCAGGAGCCGTTGCCCGCCGGGCGGCGATTGTAA
- the rny gene encoding ribonuclease Y has product MLTVIAATKQLSQTTGTAPVLWAMVFSVLAGLALGYTAVWLFLRQTRRLACEKAQAHQDLAKREAAVAAQEMLSKAEEEIRNREADLNRDLDRRKIEIEMMLREIRSHEESLGLLDYQLEQRQERLAREAAAIKQARDAMRDLSKSLRKRLEGVASLDGEEVRKQLRDEVTFECQEELRALRKELLERSEQDLVQQGKRMLLATMQRLVSKPNNDITATIVQLPSEEMKGRIIGREGRNIKSFEAATGTTLLIDESPQMVLISSFDPVRREVAKLALESLVKDGRIHPASIEEAVGRARSDLDLRIGQIGEEAVDRLKISGLHPEVIKLLGKLRFRFSYTQNVLDHSIEVAQLCSMLASELGLEPNIAKRAGLLHDVGKSIEGEYEGSHALIGADFIRRYGETPIVVNAVAAHHEEVKPETLYAGLVILADAISASRPGARSESMTNYLERLGRLERLAMTMPGVQQAFAIQAGREVRVVVHPNVVTDDQAHALAKTLRLKIEQELDYPSTIKITVIREQRYTETAT; this is encoded by the coding sequence ATGCTGACCGTCATCGCCGCAACCAAGCAACTGAGCCAGACAACCGGAACCGCGCCCGTCCTGTGGGCCATGGTTTTCTCGGTGTTGGCCGGATTAGCCCTGGGCTATACGGCGGTCTGGCTTTTCCTGCGGCAAACTCGGCGGCTCGCCTGTGAGAAGGCGCAGGCCCATCAGGACCTGGCCAAGCGTGAGGCTGCTGTCGCCGCCCAGGAAATGCTCAGCAAGGCCGAGGAGGAAATCCGCAACCGCGAGGCCGATCTCAACCGCGACCTCGACCGCCGGAAGATTGAGATCGAGATGATGCTGCGCGAAATCCGTTCCCACGAGGAATCGCTCGGCCTGCTCGACTACCAGCTGGAGCAGCGACAGGAGCGTCTCGCCCGCGAGGCCGCCGCCATCAAGCAGGCGCGCGACGCCATGCGCGATCTCTCCAAGAGCCTGCGCAAGCGCCTCGAGGGGGTCGCCTCGCTCGACGGCGAGGAGGTCCGCAAACAGCTGCGCGACGAAGTGACCTTCGAGTGCCAGGAGGAACTGCGCGCCCTCCGCAAGGAATTGCTGGAACGCTCCGAGCAGGACCTCGTGCAGCAGGGCAAGCGCATGCTGTTGGCGACCATGCAGCGCCTCGTCAGCAAGCCCAACAACGACATCACCGCCACCATCGTCCAGCTGCCCAGCGAGGAAATGAAGGGCCGCATCATCGGCCGCGAGGGGCGCAACATCAAATCCTTCGAGGCCGCCACCGGCACCACGCTGCTCATCGACGAGTCGCCCCAGATGGTGCTCATCTCGTCGTTTGATCCCGTGCGCCGCGAGGTCGCCAAGCTCGCGCTTGAGTCACTGGTGAAGGACGGGCGCATCCACCCGGCCAGCATCGAGGAGGCCGTGGGCCGCGCGCGCTCTGACCTCGATCTGCGCATCGGCCAGATCGGCGAGGAGGCCGTGGACCGGCTCAAGATTTCCGGCCTGCACCCCGAGGTCATCAAGCTGCTCGGCAAGCTGCGTTTCCGTTTTTCCTACACCCAGAACGTGCTGGATCACTCCATCGAGGTGGCGCAGCTCTGTTCGATGCTCGCCTCAGAGCTGGGCCTCGAACCCAATATCGCCAAGCGCGCCGGTTTGCTGCACGACGTCGGCAAGTCCATCGAGGGCGAATACGAGGGCAGCCACGCGCTCATCGGCGCGGACTTCATCCGCCGCTACGGCGAGACCCCGATCGTCGTGAACGCCGTCGCCGCGCACCACGAGGAAGTGAAGCCCGAGACGCTCTACGCCGGCCTCGTGATCCTGGCCGACGCCATCTCCGCCTCGCGCCCCGGCGCCCGCTCGGAGTCGATGACCAACTACCTCGAACGCCTCGGCCGTCTCGAGCGCCTCGCCATGACGATGCCGGGCGTGCAGCAGGCCTTCGCCATCCAGGCGGGCCGCGAAGTGCGCGTGGTCGTGCATCCCAACGTCGTGACCGATGACCAGGCCCACGCGCTGGCCAAGACGCTGCGGCTCAAGATCGAGCAGGAGCTCGACTACCCGAGCACGATCAAGATCACGGTGATCCGCGAGCAGAGATACACCGAGACGGCGACGTGA
- a CDS encoding flippase → MSTTRQPLQNIIWLLGERLARALVTATVLGVVARHLQPEGFGRLNFAMTVTLIAGYLANLGLEGIVVNELIRRPTQSGAVLGTACLLRLAGGLLTVGLVALLAGGTLGADAPLVMIVALGLLFQPVDVVDLWFQRHLESRRTVVVRTVGILGGATLKLWLVATGASLSAFAWAQVADAGLIALGLTLAGWRSPQRSGKWTWDPEIARALWQRGAMLAVSTLAVSLAMRLDQILVRQWLGDRETGLYFAATRLSEVALFAGSTMALSLFPALAASHARSAGEYAGRLQVLFDALSLLGWGVALGCTGLGWLVVRLIYGPAYAEAGPILVVQGWACLFALNATARWQFILLSASPVLNLAAAALHIGTVFLSGWWLLPRLGGVGAAGALLIGCVISGVLSSYLFPSLRECAGAQIRGLLIPFTPGRWRALLDQFNPRTDDLPTRS, encoded by the coding sequence GTGTCCACCACCCGCCAGCCCCTGCAGAACATCATCTGGCTTTTGGGCGAACGTCTGGCCCGCGCGCTCGTCACCGCCACCGTTCTGGGCGTCGTGGCGCGACACCTGCAGCCGGAGGGATTCGGACGCCTCAACTTCGCGATGACCGTCACCCTGATTGCCGGCTATCTGGCCAATCTTGGTCTCGAGGGGATCGTGGTGAACGAGTTGATCAGACGTCCCACGCAAAGTGGCGCCGTGCTCGGCACGGCCTGCCTGCTGCGTCTCGCCGGCGGCCTGCTCACGGTTGGTTTGGTGGCCTTGCTGGCTGGCGGAACACTCGGTGCTGACGCGCCTTTGGTCATGATCGTGGCTCTGGGGCTGCTGTTTCAGCCGGTGGACGTCGTGGACCTGTGGTTCCAGCGACATCTGGAATCACGCCGAACGGTGGTGGTCCGCACGGTGGGCATCTTGGGAGGCGCCACCTTGAAACTCTGGCTGGTCGCCACCGGGGCCAGCCTCTCCGCTTTTGCCTGGGCCCAGGTCGCCGACGCCGGCCTGATCGCACTTGGCCTGACCCTGGCCGGCTGGCGCAGCCCGCAGCGCAGCGGAAAATGGACTTGGGATCCGGAGATTGCCCGCGCGCTTTGGCAACGCGGGGCGATGCTGGCGGTTTCAACCCTGGCTGTCAGCCTGGCCATGCGTCTCGACCAGATATTGGTCCGGCAATGGTTGGGTGACCGGGAGACCGGCCTCTATTTCGCAGCCACCCGGTTGTCGGAAGTCGCCTTGTTTGCCGGCTCCACCATGGCGCTCAGTCTTTTCCCCGCTCTGGCGGCGAGCCATGCGCGCTCCGCCGGGGAATATGCCGGACGGTTGCAGGTTCTCTTCGATGCCCTTTCCCTGCTCGGCTGGGGAGTGGCGCTCGGCTGCACGGGACTCGGCTGGCTCGTGGTGCGACTCATCTACGGCCCCGCCTATGCCGAGGCCGGGCCGATCCTCGTCGTGCAGGGCTGGGCCTGCTTGTTCGCCTTGAACGCCACGGCCCGCTGGCAGTTCATTCTGCTTTCCGCCTCGCCCGTGCTAAACCTTGCAGCCGCCGCGCTGCATATCGGGACGGTCTTTCTGTCCGGTTGGTGGCTGCTGCCGCGTTTGGGCGGCGTTGGCGCCGCCGGCGCGCTGCTGATTGGATGCGTGATCAGCGGCGTGCTCAGCAGTTATCTTTTCCCATCTTTGCGGGAGTGCGCCGGAGCCCAGATCCGCGGACTGCTCATCCCCTTTACACCCGGCCGCTGGCGGGCTTTGCTCGACCAGTTCAATCCTCGCACCGACGACCTACCCACCCGGTCATGA
- a CDS encoding WecB/TagA/CpsF family glycosyltransferase yields the protein MSLPPRFNVLGTGVSALSLTEARDLILAARGQKQLGYVCCATAYNANLARSRPALRAHYNRSLLTTPDGMPLVWLGRWHGHKRTTRVYGPDLLEAVCAAGRAVGLRHFFYGGDVGVAEQLKDRLIARFPGLTVVGTFTPPFRELDTGELADLRARVTAAQPDVIWIGLSSPKQELFMATHAATLDAGMLIGVGAAFDFLSGRVPQAPLWMQRSGLEWLHRLATDPRRLWRRYLVHNPMFVIRTLAQLTGLRKYPLD from the coding sequence ATGTCGCTCCCGCCCCGCTTCAACGTCCTCGGCACCGGCGTGTCCGCCCTGTCGCTGACGGAAGCCCGGGACCTAATTCTGGCCGCTCGGGGACAAAAACAGCTCGGCTACGTCTGTTGCGCCACCGCTTACAACGCCAACCTCGCGCGCTCGCGGCCGGCGCTCCGCGCGCACTACAACCGCTCGCTGCTGACCACGCCCGACGGCATGCCGCTCGTCTGGCTGGGCCGCTGGCACGGCCACAAGCGCACCACCCGCGTCTATGGACCCGACCTCCTGGAAGCCGTGTGCGCCGCGGGCCGCGCGGTCGGGTTGCGGCATTTTTTCTACGGCGGCGACGTCGGTGTGGCGGAGCAGCTGAAGGATCGCCTGATTGCGCGCTTCCCCGGTCTCACGGTGGTCGGCACGTTCACGCCCCCCTTTCGCGAACTGGATACCGGCGAACTGGCCGACCTGCGCGCGCGCGTCACCGCCGCCCAACCTGACGTGATCTGGATCGGCCTGAGTTCCCCCAAGCAGGAGCTTTTCATGGCCACGCACGCCGCCACGCTCGACGCCGGCATGCTCATCGGCGTGGGCGCCGCCTTTGACTTCCTCTCCGGCCGTGTGCCGCAAGCCCCGCTCTGGATGCAGCGCAGCGGCCTCGAATGGCTCCACCGCCTCGCCACCGATCCCCGCCGGCTCTGGCGCCGTTACCTCGTCCACAACCCAATGTTCGTAATACGAACATTGGCCCAGCTGACGGGACTGAGGAAATACCCGCTGGATTAG
- a CDS encoding class I SAM-dependent methyltransferase produces the protein MTLDYSRFYARYHPDDPAHRNGLRLLHRRMLGPLLPLERDAPVLDVGCGRGYALQDLAELGYRNLQGVETDANQAAFARNQQLDVVHAESTETFLATRSGTYAVVLLMDVLEHVPRPAQPGFLRAIAASMRPGGRLICTVPNAASSIASYWLHNDYTHQTSFTTDSLSGLLEQCGFAEPRCTAIEFTLRPRYLFWLPTPRTVAWWLRCLVRMRQRAVYVAELGWKRGRETILTPNLLAVADKAG, from the coding sequence ATGACCTTGGACTATTCCCGGTTCTACGCCCGTTACCACCCCGATGATCCGGCCCACCGGAACGGCCTGCGGTTGCTGCACCGGCGCATGCTCGGACCGCTTCTCCCGCTTGAGCGCGACGCCCCGGTGCTCGATGTCGGCTGCGGCCGAGGCTATGCGCTGCAGGACCTCGCCGAGCTGGGTTATCGCAACCTGCAGGGTGTCGAGACGGATGCCAACCAAGCGGCCTTCGCCCGCAATCAGCAGCTCGATGTGGTGCATGCCGAGAGCACGGAGACTTTCCTCGCGACCCGAAGCGGCACCTACGCCGTTGTTCTGCTCATGGACGTGCTGGAGCATGTGCCGCGACCGGCGCAACCGGGCTTCCTGCGTGCGATTGCCGCCAGTATGCGTCCCGGCGGGCGGCTGATCTGCACCGTGCCCAACGCCGCCTCGTCGATCGCCAGCTATTGGCTGCACAACGACTACACCCATCAGACCAGCTTCACCACGGACAGCCTGTCCGGTCTCCTGGAGCAGTGTGGATTCGCCGAACCCCGCTGCACGGCCATCGAATTCACGCTGCGACCGCGCTATCTGTTCTGGTTGCCGACGCCGCGCACCGTTGCGTGGTGGCTGCGCTGCTTGGTGCGCATGCGGCAACGCGCGGTTTATGTAGCCGAGCTGGGCTGGAAACGCGGCCGCGAGACGATTCTCACGCCAAACCTGCTGGCGGTGGCCGACAAGGCCGGATGA
- a CDS encoding glycosyltransferase family 4 protein, translating into MSRESRITVLHYTGSRRDDGGVHAVIRNIAADAHMDAVLGVSPGYGATKEPSLPVWCGPAVADEMIGAGNLWPTLQVAWKIRSWLRAAPRRVYHGHSRAGMLVALWLHFLGEDRAVVSVHCYGRHLWVYRLAHGLLGQRFLWLSPAMKRHYGLPDLSWSGCMPNGLNASLSAVMRRGPGADGVLRLGGAGALVRWKRWDLVLEALARLPASAKVRFMHIGGALDSAESRACEQDLRAQTERLGLRDRVEWRGWQPSSAGLLAEVDAVVVPSDGEPFSMIALEAMFAGVPVIATRGGGPEDFIVEGVNGWLVPQGDAAALAARIEALLQPAAWNGLRVMPEHLRKFSMPETLAGRWAAIYASL; encoded by the coding sequence GTGTCCCGCGAGTCGCGCATCACCGTGCTGCATTACACCGGCTCCCGCCGGGACGACGGAGGCGTGCATGCGGTGATTCGAAACATCGCGGCCGATGCCCACATGGATGCAGTGCTGGGAGTTTCGCCCGGCTATGGCGCGACCAAGGAACCGTCCTTGCCCGTCTGGTGCGGCCCGGCTGTGGCGGATGAAATGATCGGTGCGGGCAATCTTTGGCCGACGCTACAGGTGGCATGGAAAATACGGAGCTGGTTGCGCGCTGCGCCGCGCCGCGTTTATCACGGTCATTCCCGGGCCGGGATGCTTGTCGCCCTGTGGCTGCATTTTCTTGGCGAGGACCGGGCGGTGGTGAGTGTGCACTGCTATGGCCGGCATCTCTGGGTTTATCGGCTGGCCCACGGCCTTTTGGGCCAACGGTTCTTGTGGTTGAGCCCCGCGATGAAGCGGCACTACGGGCTGCCGGACCTCAGCTGGAGCGGTTGCATGCCCAACGGCCTGAACGCGTCGCTGTCTGCGGTCATGCGGCGCGGTCCGGGGGCGGACGGAGTGCTGCGGCTGGGCGGGGCGGGGGCGCTGGTGAGGTGGAAGCGCTGGGATCTCGTGCTGGAGGCTTTGGCGCGGCTACCGGCCTCAGCGAAGGTGCGGTTCATGCACATTGGCGGTGCGCTCGATTCGGCGGAATCGCGCGCCTGCGAGCAGGACCTGCGGGCCCAGACAGAAAGACTGGGTTTGCGCGACCGGGTCGAGTGGCGCGGCTGGCAACCCTCTTCGGCCGGATTGCTCGCCGAGGTGGACGCGGTGGTCGTGCCCTCGGACGGCGAGCCGTTCTCGATGATCGCGCTCGAGGCGATGTTTGCGGGCGTGCCGGTGATCGCGACCCGCGGCGGCGGACCGGAGGATTTTATTGTGGAAGGCGTGAACGGCTGGCTGGTGCCGCAGGGTGATGCCGCGGCGTTGGCGGCGCGGATAGAGGCGCTGTTGCAACCGGCGGCTTGGAACGGCCTGCGCGTGATGCCGGAGCATCTGCGAAAGTTTTCCATGCCCGAGACCTTGGCCGGCCGCTGGGCCGCCATCTACGCGAGCCTATAA
- a CDS encoding 3'-5' exonuclease, with amino-acid sequence MGQTWTDTPIHFIDFEGNATSGILEFGVVTLLAGEITAAHTRLCRATGRVSADDTKVHGLSADGLASQEYFAAEWERFAGLRATGPLAAHFAPVENSLLRKVWPYPREVPDFARPGKISTEWGPWIDTGRLYPQLFPQAGSFRLEDLVMRQGLPGELEAAARRHCPPERRRYHAALYDALAGALLLASLLKRPEFSTATLPWLLQMSTADGEKRSALQQGDLF; translated from the coding sequence ATGGGCCAAACCTGGACTGACACACCGATCCATTTCATCGACTTCGAGGGCAACGCGACCTCGGGCATTCTGGAGTTCGGGGTGGTGACGCTGCTGGCGGGCGAAATCACGGCCGCGCACACGCGGCTGTGCCGGGCCACCGGGCGCGTCAGCGCGGACGACACCAAGGTCCACGGGCTCAGCGCCGACGGACTGGCCTCGCAGGAATATTTCGCCGCGGAGTGGGAGCGTTTCGCGGGACTGCGGGCCACCGGGCCGCTCGCGGCGCATTTCGCGCCGGTGGAGAATTCATTGCTGCGCAAGGTGTGGCCATACCCGCGCGAGGTGCCGGACTTCGCCCGGCCGGGCAAGATCTCCACCGAGTGGGGACCGTGGATCGACACCGGGCGTCTGTATCCGCAGTTGTTTCCGCAGGCCGGTTCATTCCGGCTGGAGGACCTGGTGATGCGCCAGGGTCTGCCGGGCGAATTGGAGGCGGCGGCGCGGCGTCACTGTCCGCCCGAGCGGCGGCGATACCATGCGGCGCTCTACGATGCGCTGGCCGGGGCGTTGTTGCTGGCGAGTTTGCTCAAACGGCCGGAATTTTCCACGGCCACCCTTCCCTGGCTCTTGCAGATGAGCACCGCGGACGGCGAGAAGCGCAGTGCGTTGCAGCAGGGCGACCTGTTCTAA
- the queF gene encoding preQ(1) synthase: protein MADPKILETFPNPAPHRDFLIEHTHHEFTSVCPMTGHPDFADITVSYVADKKCVELKSLKLYFHAFRNEGIFFEAVTNKICDDLGNALKPRSLKIISKWKARGGFSSVVTAEWKKKK from the coding sequence ATGGCCGACCCGAAGATCCTCGAAACCTTTCCGAATCCCGCTCCGCACCGCGATTTCCTGATCGAGCACACGCACCACGAGTTTACGTCGGTGTGCCCGATGACGGGGCATCCGGACTTCGCCGACATCACCGTGAGCTACGTGGCGGACAAGAAGTGCGTGGAGCTGAAATCGCTGAAGCTCTACTTCCACGCCTTCCGCAACGAGGGCATCTTCTTCGAAGCCGTCACGAACAAGATTTGCGACGACCTCGGCAACGCCCTGAAGCCCCGCAGCCTGAAGATCATCTCGAAGTGGAAGGCCCGCGGCGGTTTCAGCTCGGTCGTGACCGCCGAGTGGAAGAAGAAAAAGTAA
- a CDS encoding glycosyltransferase family 4 protein produces MKLLVLAQTPPPLHGQSLMVQTLVEGLPAHGIALHHVNLALSRDAADIGRWRPSKAIALLAACLHALAARRRDGCDTLYYVPAPGKRGALWRDLFVMLLCRPFFKRLVLHWHAAGLAAWLEEHGNFLERFLARRLLGRAALSIVLSDSFQTDALAFQPRQVAVVPNGIADPDDAPPVRALADGQPFQVLFLGLCSEEKGLFAAASAVLAANRAAGAPKDAPKFTFVAAGAFAQPAAAGLFAELCHQFPATLRYAGQVHGAEKTNLLRQSHCLCLPTTYPAEGQPLVLLEAMAHDLPIVATRWAAIPDSVPAEASLVAPGHADALVAALNRLRANPPPPGTFRRHYLARFTTERHLTALAAALRAL; encoded by the coding sequence ATGAAGCTCCTGGTCCTGGCCCAAACTCCCCCGCCCCTCCACGGCCAGAGCCTCATGGTGCAGACGCTCGTCGAGGGACTCCCCGCGCACGGCATCGCGTTGCACCACGTCAACCTTGCTCTCTCGCGCGACGCCGCCGACATCGGCCGCTGGCGCCCGAGCAAGGCGATCGCGCTGCTCGCCGCCTGCCTGCACGCCCTGGCTGCGCGCCGCCGCGATGGCTGCGACACGCTCTACTACGTGCCGGCCCCGGGCAAACGCGGTGCGCTCTGGCGCGACCTGTTCGTGATGCTGCTCTGCCGGCCCTTCTTCAAACGCCTCGTGCTGCACTGGCACGCCGCCGGGCTCGCGGCCTGGCTCGAGGAACACGGCAACTTTCTCGAACGCTTCCTCGCCCGGCGCCTGCTCGGCCGTGCCGCTCTCTCGATCGTGCTCAGCGACTCGTTCCAGACCGACGCGCTGGCCTTTCAACCGCGCCAGGTCGCCGTCGTGCCCAACGGTATCGCCGACCCCGACGACGCCCCGCCCGTCCGCGCGCTGGCTGACGGGCAGCCGTTTCAAGTCCTCTTCCTCGGCCTGTGCAGCGAGGAGAAAGGCCTCTTCGCCGCCGCCAGCGCCGTGCTCGCCGCCAACCGCGCGGCCGGCGCGCCCAAGGATGCGCCGAAATTCACGTTCGTGGCCGCGGGTGCTTTTGCCCAACCGGCCGCCGCCGGTCTCTTCGCCGAACTCTGCCACCAGTTCCCCGCGACCCTGCGCTACGCCGGACAGGTCCACGGCGCGGAAAAAACCAACCTGCTCCGCCAGAGCCACTGCCTCTGCCTGCCCACGACCTACCCCGCCGAGGGCCAGCCGCTCGTGTTGCTCGAGGCCATGGCCCACGACCTGCCCATCGTCGCGACGCGCTGGGCTGCGATCCCAGACTCCGTTCCAGCCGAAGCCAGCCTCGTCGCGCCCGGCCACGCCGATGCTCTCGTTGCCGCGCTGAACCGACTGCGAGCCAATCCGCCGCCCCCCGGCACCTTCCGCCGGCACTACCTCGCCCGCTTCACCACCGAGCGCCACCTCACCGCCCTCGCCGCGGCGCTCCGTGCGTTATAG